atttattataataataatagcaaaaaacatttaaaaaaacaaaattttacatATCTCTCTCCTTCCCATGaaatgtgcttgtttgtatgCCGGCCATTTTGGAttcagtgtaagaagtggttcctagcataccagccaatcaaatgacatatcactagaaagcccaggatgtcctctgcaaagtacaacaggacttgacagagtagcttaaagaaaattaatgaaaacacTAGGTCCACTACAGAGTacacaagtcaatgggcggggtctcaggaggatatcaCTGTATATCAGCCTTATTGTTGCTTTTGTAccatctttattttacattaattccAATGTAATTTTTTCCTAGAATTTCCTTGCACTGTGCGCTGGTGGGTTTTACAACGGCTGTATTTTCCATCGGAATATAAAAGGCTTTATAGTACAGACTGGAGACCCAACAGGTAACTGATCTAAGATTTCATTGcctgctttctttcttttttgggcTAGGTTATAGGacaattttttgtgatttttattttattttatttatttatttattttttaatatatatataactaaaggCAAATTAAACATGAGTAAAGTGTCTGtgttattgtttaaaataacttttgtgaacATCCTTGAGAAATAATGTTCTGTCTTCATGGACAATGTATTATCATACtccattttaatatgttttaaatgattaaacattTCTTGCTGATGAATTGGTAAAGcctagtggtttgaaggatagtTGCAAAGtgtgaataattaaatgacaattaGTTTATTTAGGCTGCACTGTGATGCTTAAATAGAGTATTTTAATATGTCGACAAATGATTCTTATTCTGAATAgtcatgaatttttatttttactattgttATGCTGAGCAACaccgtggctcagtggctagcacaattgcctcacatcaagaaggtcgctggttcgagtctcggctgggtcagttggcatttctgtgtggactttgcaagttctccctgtgttgctgtgggtttcctccgggtgctccggtttcccccacagtccagacatgcgctataggtgaattgaataagctaaattggctgtagtgtatgcgtgtgagtaagtgtgtatggatgtttccagtactgggttgcagctggaagggcatccgctgtgtaaaacatatgctggataagtgggcggttcattccgctgtggtcaccaagggactaagccgaagtaaaatgaataaattaattgttaTGCTCAGCAGTGTGGCCAGGTTTTCAAAGCAAAAGTAAGCCAATGGAAACAAAACTAGCCCAATACTTAAACTCAGCATATGCCATTCCCATaagttaaaattatattttacatcaCTGAATTGAttaaaactgtatatattttctttCCTCCGGCTGATTGTGGTTTTTCCTCTTTGAATATATTATACGTCTCTGTATGCATTACacactttttcttttaaaaacatttttattagtaattataagtataaatgaaatatgctgttttagttattattttgcaaaaatccAGGAGAGTCCTGCTAACTGTTACTATAGAAGCAAAAACACCTGGGAAAACTGCAGACTTGGCAACACTGATGCTGAATGTGACCTTATTCTATGTCTTATAACTGCTAGCATCCAAGTTTGATCTACTTTTGGGCTTATCAATACCctcagtaaaacaaaacaaatgttaaaaaatgtgcaGAAGATGAGAAGCTGAGTTACACTTAAATAATCACtttcagttgaaaaaaaaaaactttttaatttgttttcgcATCAGAATGGTACAAATGCTGACAGGTTTTGATGTTTGCCATGTGAATGCAAAAAACGAACACAATTCAAAAAGGTTAAATGTTCTGGAAAAAGGAGCCACACTTGTTTGTGGTTAAATTTAATCTCGCAGAAATGTTTATTAACGTTTATTGTTTTGATGATTGAAAACctccagtatttttttttcaacttttacaATTTTGAAATCAATGAATGCTTGGTtagcctttttttcttttttaaaccatatcatattatatcatgtatgattcatttatttattttccttcggcttagtccttttattcatcaggggtcgccacagcaaaatgaaccgcctacttattcagcatatgttttacacagcggatgcccttccagctgcaacccagttctgggaaatgTATGAATTACTTGGTTGATTTATTCAAAATTATGTTTTTCCATCAGGCACAGGCAAAGGAGGAACCAGTATTTGGGGAAGAAAGTTTGAAGATGAATTCAGTGAACATTTGAAAGTATgtactaataataatgtagtaatttTTTTACGCCCTAAGTCTAGGGGAAAACAACATGGGCGTAATAaacgaatgaaaaaaaaagtgttgtgggtggtggatttcccaaaattaaaaaaacttacTGCAAAAGGTCCCCTTCGGTCGACAACCAAACTCGGACACTCAGTTGAGAGTAATTGAATagatttattatagtaaaaaatagtagttttaaaggagcatctcttcagggtggccacaggccaaaacaacaaacaaaagaatctacaaagtaaatgaactaaattacctataaatatttaaagaaaaatacaggaaGCTTACCTTCCTCCCTAAACATAAACACAGTCAAAGGTTATCAAATAAATTGGCAGGCCACCCCTACACGCTCAAACTCTCAAAAAGTTGAACGCATGAACAGTTATACAAGATTAAATGTTGGTCGTCGGCCGGAGGGGTAGGGAATTCCAGGAGCTCCACTCCCAGCAACCGTCGCACCACAAATGAGCTCTCTGAACCCTGCCGGAGGTTCCTTTTTATGGGCCTCCGCGACCAGCAGCAAATCAGAGCGTGGATCACATTAGAATGGGAGCCTATGGAATAACAGAAAACAACACAAGAAGGCGGGACAAAGAAGACACGTGCAatgcacaacaaaaaataaataaaataaactgtagtCGCAACaaatgtactgtacataaaaGCTGAGCTTAAGCCTTGTACTAAAAGGAAACAAGAGTTTCTGACTTTTAAggcttgatgatgatgatgatgaagaagaagaatattCACGGTCACATATGGCTTCATTACTTCTGCAATATTAGAGCAATTATTTTGGGGTGCAGTAATTTGTGTAGTATCATCATATCATGTACTAATATTTACAAGTAAGTAAATCATTCCTGGTCTCGATTAAATTGTCTGTTCATCTATAACTTGTTTATTTTCTGTAGCACAATGTCCGCGGTGTAGTGGCCATGGCAAATAATGGACCAAACACAAATGCATCACAGTTCTTCTTCACATATGCAAAACAGCCTCATCTGGACATGAAGTACACCGTTTTTGGAAAGTAAGTGATTTGCTAAGTGTTATTGTCTGTTTTTTAATAATGTGATCATTCAAAGAAAATGATAATAGTTATTTGAGTATTCAACAGTGTTATAATTATATTGGTGGTAATGATTTCTAACACAAACTCATCTTTTGCTACAGAATTATAGATGGACTCGAAACTCTGGATGAAGTAGAGAAACTTCCTGTTAATGAAAAGACTTTCCGTCCACTTAATGATGTCCGAATTAAGGACGTCACGATCCATGCAAACCCTTTTGCCGGTTGATTGATTGAAATACTCGTAATGCCTTgtgttgtaaatataaataaatgttttgtactttttttgtcAGTTTCATGCTGTTACGTTAATATTGCTCTAGTCTGGTgctcattgaggtaaagttggttttatattcgcacatttcaACTTTCTCGCAaaatctaaatagtgaaatcacatTAATGACTGTGAAAGTACATTGTTCAtggtcaattaaatagtgctaatgtatgttttgaagtcatatttacatgtgatttcagagcCAATATACAAAGTAGCTGGGTAAACAATATAAGGAAGTTGTCACagttcaaaaataaatgaatgtgcgaatacaaaaccaactttacctcaatctggtgctctttggtcatttatttgcTATAACAGTATGCTGTAAAACTTAGTACAGGTTTTAGTTTagcaaaaacacagaaaaaactaATGGATATGATTTGAAAAAGCCTGAAAAATCAACCACAATGGAATTTAATGGTTGACTTGTTTAGATTTATggctttttttttccacaatattattttgggaaaaaataataataaatatatatatatataataataaatatatatatatatatatatatatatatatatatatatatatatatatatatatatatatatatatatttttttttttttttttttcaaaatattttttcaaaataatattatttaatatacatatattaatgtgTCAGCTTTGTTTTCTAAAAACAGTTAATATAGTCAGCATTTTCCCCCTGCCTTTTATGTGTATAAACTAGAGGTTCTCAATCTcggtcttgcagattttagctccaaccccaattagacacacctggccTAGCTAATCAAGCTATTACTAGGCTCTCTAGAAACATCcatgaggcaagttgaagctaaaatctgaaggacaccggacctccaggaccgagtttgagaaccTCTGGATAACCAACTATTTTGAAAGGCAAAATATAGGACTATTATTTTGAAGTTTTCGTGATGCAAGTGTTCCGGAAACAATGGTAAACACAAAAACGTTATTTATAATAACTTAATCTCGCACTCAGCATGAGCCATGCAGATATTAACAAACTACATAAGATTGAATTATACAATTATCGTTTATTAATTACTATATGTGTTAGTCAAGGAACGGACCTTTACATTTACGATGACGTCACTAACCAAAGCACGTGAGCACCCAGAACTGTGAACTCAGAACTCATCTGAATCGTAATGGCAGCTCCTAATGCTTTCAAAGTAGGTTTGAGGCTCTTTCACAAACATTATTAGAATTCAATTTGAAATCCAAAAAAAATAcgtattcatgtgtgtgtgctggtgcttcTGAGTTGTAATACACACTTCAACGTAAACATGATGATTTTGCGTTTTAGGTTGGCTCTTTAAACAACAAAGTGACGCTGATCACGGGCGCGAGCTCAGGAATAGGCGCGGGCACGGCGCTGCTCTTTGCTAAACTGGGCGCGCGCCTGGCGCTGAACGGCCGCGATGTGGAGAATCTCACCAAAGTCGCGAAAGAGTGTGAAGCTTGTGGAGCAGCGAAGGTAAACACACTCAGAGATGAACATACACGGTAACCGTTTAATATTTCATCTGTCAAAGTTTGCAAAAAAGTATATATTGAGGTAAAATTGCTTTTtaattcgcacattcattcagtgacaacttgtgacagtcGCTATATTGTTTGTTCTATATTGTTGCTATATTGTTATAAGTTATGACTTCAAAACAGAATCAGCGCTATTTATTTGACAATGTACAATGTTGTTTGATAGTATTTGGCTACTAATATAATTTAACGATTTACaattaacaaataatacctttctgaatataaattattaaggagaaattctaaatgtgtgaatatacagtgaactttacctcaatgtctgtgctcgagcgccaatttcctctgttcgtgcacaaaacgtcttgcgcgccctcaaatatacgctgctcaagcgcagattttcttgtgcgctctcaaataaacactgcttaggtgcgtttatgtaacgagtatgtctcctacatttattagatttgctaggaatatatTGGAatatgtctccaatagacctacagagtggcattaatTTGTCCTGaagtgaaacggttataaactccagcaagataaagtcattgtatgcagaactaTAGATTTTTatctacaaataaaatataattatggaaactgtgttcgtcaaaactgaaagctacatcgtgtttgctggccaCACACAcctgtcattcagtcagtcagcacgtcaccttaaaggatTAAACAattaacgcacagcactactacgattacagaaaagttcgcactgttataattcacttaccttttaatatgttttggtgcgatttataacccgctatttaaaaaaacgactgaatgttttgaatgagaagctgtaatgtagccttggcgggatgaattttggtgtggcgccctgccatggaagaatgaatatagCGGAAACCATGAAATGTCcagatataaactcaaaattctgatttaaaaaaactaCGAATTCGCAATAAAAGAAGTTGCTATAATAACCTAATTAATTACTCAGTGGTGAAAACAGGCTTCCATACTCTTCAGTTGTGAACGAGATCCTGGAGTTCGTCTTATCTGTAATATACTGCCACAGACAAAAAATAGAGAGAATTTCCGTGAAGACAAATTAAAGTGAACAGAAATTATACTATAGATACTAGTGCAGTTGATAGATTAAACGTTAAAACGGCTTGCCACACAATCCCAGTTTTGAGATATAAATCCTGATTTTTGTCCCTGTGTCTgttgttgattgatttgtttaGCCGTTATTGGTGGCAGGAGATTTAACAGATGAGGAGACTGTGAGGAGGACCGTTGAGGAGGTCATCGCTCACTTCGGGAGGCTGGACGTCCTGGTCAACAGTGCAGGAATCCTCGCCATGGGCAGCATAGAGACCACTGATATGGCCCAGTATGATAAGGTCATGTCTGTTAATGTCAGGTAAACCTGGTGTTATGCACATGCACTAGATTtagtagatcaggggtgtccaaactcggtcctggagggctggtgtcctgcaaagtttagctccaacttgcttcaacacacctgccaggacgtTTCTAGTatgatgctgcggtcacactgacacattcgtgtgcgtatgaatggaagtctatggggaggaaagtgcagtgtgacagcagcttaactagtaagagcttgattagctggttcaggtgtgtttgattagggttggagataaactctccaggacaccggccctccaggacagagtttggacactgTTGGTTTAGTACATGGGTCCCAAACGGGATTCCTGGAggcctgcagctctgcacagttttgctccaactaatcaaggtgttcaagactgctAGAGACTATTAAGTAGGAGTGAGTTGGAGCTGGAGGAGgtggttagagctaaactatgcagagctgtggccctccaggaattgagtttgagaccatttgTTTAGATGCTGTGGGCCGTCAAATATGATTATGTTAATCGTGTAAGGTGGTGTGTAATAGAGTAAAagggttttgtgtttttttcgacatttattagtatttttttaaattagttatttttaaatgtcaaattttttttaaatgaattatttcattaataattcTGGGTTTTTTTGTATATGTCTTTATACTTTTTTTATCGCTTATGTTACTTgattttcattctgttttttacCTCGTGTTTTAGTTGAAAGTTAAACGAATTGAACATCACGAAAAAGGTggcatataattaaaaaaatattttatttaaaaaaaaaaattgtttaatatcaatgctttatttaatcaattaaataattgtaaatatttaagtcATTGTTTTTCAAACattgttataattataaataaacaataataattaaaatttttaaagagTTATTGTATGAGTTTAGTTTCTATAGTTTCTAATATAGTTTAATTTGTATggtgaaatattttaataatttgttcatatttaTAAATACTATAAACTATAAATTCTGTTAATACTGTAAATATGTCTGCGCtgatagcccagtggttagtgtGCTTACAAATAGTGCAACGGCATccctagtttgagtcccggctctTGGATCTTTCCCTATCCAAACgcctttttctttctcattttatcCTACTGTCCattcaaataaaggcaaaaatgccCAAAAAAGATTGTAAATATGTGTAAACAGTtagcatttgaagtggatcaaaaaattttttttaaatgtcctagtacaagaatgggtgttcaatagttttaggacaacttttaaTGCAAGATTTTGATTCAGCTTTCCACTTTGACTttaggattttattttttacatttttaaatgtatatttatttttttctactcctagtcattcattttcttttcagcttagtccctttattagtggaatgaactgccttcTACTCATAGTACTgtacttttttatatttccctttgttttttcatttagttgtatactaattaatttattttatatcaattagcttttaattaattatttttcttgtttatttattatataatttaagttttaaatattttttttcctaattcaTTTTTCATGGACCGTCTAGCACTCCCAGTTTAAATCACTCCAGTAGAGACGGCTGCTTGTGGTTGTAGGTCCTGAACATTTATGGGTGCAAGTTCAGTTACAGAATGAGGTTGTCAATAAGCGCCCTTACAGTGTGTGTGAGACCATATCAAATACACCAATTCAAGAAAGCTAAATTCTGCTTCTGTGTCAATGTAGCCTTAAAGATGACTTCAGATACAAAATCaagccttttcttttctttcagatCAGTGTATCATCTCACTCATCTCTGCGTGCCACATCTAATCAAAACTAAAGGCTCGATTGTGAATGTATCCAGTGTGAACGGGCAGCGATCAGTGAGTCTGattctttcatatatatatacatgcatacatgcatacagttgtagtcagaattattagtccccctttgaaattttttcttttttacatatttcctaaatgatatttaacaggaaggaaattttcacagtatgtctaataatattttttcttctggagaaagtcttatttgttgtatttcagctataataaaagcagtttttaattttttaaaaagcattttaaggtcaaaaatattagcccctttaagcttttttttgtttcgattgtcaacagaacaaaccattgttatacaataacgcCTAATTACTCTATTCTGCCTattcacctagttaagcctttaaatgtcactttaagctatatagaagtgtcttgaaaaatatctagtcaaatattatttactgtcatcatggcaaagataaaataaatcagttattagaaatgggttattaaaactattatgtttagaaatgtgttgaagagaaatgttccctccgttaaacagaaatttgagaagaaaaataaacagggtggctaataattcaggggggctaataattctgacttcaactgtatatacatcaGCACCAAATGAGccattaaagagacagtacacccaaaaatgaaaaatctgtcatcatttactagtCCTCCTTGTTCCAAACATGACtaagtttgtttcttctgttgaacagaaagggTGATATACAGAAGAATGCTCTATTTTTTTACTGTGGTATTTTgtgttcctactatagatgtcaatggctggTTAGGATTTACtaagaatatcttgttttgtgttaatcagaataaaacacaaaattcataaaagttcagaaccacttgagtgagtaaataatagtTAGCATTTTTAgagtacatttttcattttgggtgaacgatctctTTAACCATATAAATAAACTGTTCTTTAGTTTACTCATTTGTGCTCTGGTTGATCTTCATTGTTCTGTCTGTTATAGTTTCCTGGTGTACTGGCCTACTGTATGTCCAAATCCGCCATCGATCAGTTCACTTGCTGCGTTGCACTTGGTGAGATATCTCAGGAATCAGGATTGTCATTCACAAGACCAGCTACCAGTAAAAGCAGATTGTCAGATGAGTTTTtaaattgtatacatttatacataaaaataagtactgaacacttcaccatttttctcaaaaaCCATATTTCTATAGGAGGTGTTGACGAAatattcaccagatgttgatcaaccaaagaaatccatatatatgcaaagaaaacaaatctagttagtttacaaatgaagttttgTGTGATAAagtgaaatgacgcagggaacaaagtattgaacacatgaagaaagggaggtgtagaaaggcatggaaagctcagacagcagctaaaatctatcagtagttcttcagaatataattaaatgaatattcgctgcttcagtcaAACATCTACAGTAGCAGGAGgatgatgaaaccagggtggacattttagcgagacaatgatccaaaacagccaaggaaactcacaaatgctttcagagaaagaaaatcaagctgcagaatggcctagccaatcacctgacttgagaACTAGCTGTGAAGTAGCTTCTCTGTTCATTTACAGACAATACAGTAATGAAAGAAAGACTGTaccatataaataaatgttttttcatcTTTCTCTTGTCGTAGAGTTGGCATCAAAGCAAGTAC
This Danio aesculapii chromosome 5, fDanAes4.1, whole genome shotgun sequence DNA region includes the following protein-coding sequences:
- the ppil3 gene encoding peptidyl-prolyl cis-trans isomerase-like 3 isoform X2, with translation MAVTLHTDLGDMKIELFCEKAPKSCENFLALCAGGFYNGCIFHRNIKGFIVQTGDPTGTGKGGTSIWGRKFEDEFSEHLKHNVRGVVAMANNGPNTNASQFFFTYAKQPHLDMKYTVFGKIIDGLETLDEVEKLPVNEKTFRPLNDVRIKDVTIHANPFAG
- the ppil3 gene encoding peptidyl-prolyl cis-trans isomerase-like 3 isoform X1 translates to MNFYFYYCYAEQHRGSVASTIASHQEGRWFESRLGQLAFLCGLCKFSLCCCGFPPGAPVSPTVQTCAIGTGKGGTSIWGRKFEDEFSEHLKHNVRGVVAMANNGPNTNASQFFFTYAKQPHLDMKYTVFGKIIDGLETLDEVEKLPVNEKTFRPLNDVRIKDVTIHANPFAG
- the zgc:101858 gene encoding 3-oxoacyl-[acyl-carrier-protein] reductase FabG produces the protein MAAPNAFKVGSLNNKVTLITGASSGIGAGTALLFAKLGARLALNGRDVENLTKVAKECEACGAAKPLLVAGDLTDEETVRRTVEEVIAHFGRLDVLVNSAGILAMGSIETTDMAQYDKVMSVNVRSVYHLTHLCVPHLIKTKGSIVNVSSVNGQRSFPGVLAYCMSKSAIDQFTCCVALELASKQVRVNSVCPGVIITEVHKRAGLDEEQYAQFIEKCKVTHALGRPGEVDEVAHAIAFLASDAATFITGVNLPVDGGRHAMCPR